In Kitasatospora sp. NA04385, a single genomic region encodes these proteins:
- a CDS encoding NAD-dependent epimerase/dehydratase family protein, translating into MDRSGRDAGGSGGSDGSVPDDDRRVRRAVVTGGAGFVGSHLCDRLREEGASVVCVDNLLTGSVDNLAARDGDPGFVLDRSDVSEEFDVEGPVDLVLHLASPASPHDYARHPIATLRAGAHGTLNALELARRKGARFLLASTSEVYGDPLVHPQVESYWGNVNPVGPRSQYDEAKRFAEALTTAYRSALGVDTVIVRLFNTYGPRMRPTDGRAVPTFITQALAGQPLTVTGDGAQTRSICYVDDTVSGILAAAAGGHPGPVNIGNPVELSVLELAERIRELCSSTSPVEFVERPGDDPTLRRPDIGLARSAFGWQPVVDFEKGLAMTIDWFARLTPAGR; encoded by the coding sequence ATGGACCGGAGCGGCCGGGACGCGGGCGGGTCGGGCGGGTCGGACGGGTCCGTCCCGGACGACGACCGGAGGGTGCGCCGGGCGGTGGTCACCGGCGGCGCCGGCTTCGTCGGCTCGCACCTCTGCGACCGGCTGCGGGAGGAGGGCGCCTCGGTCGTCTGCGTCGACAACCTCCTCACCGGATCGGTCGACAACCTGGCCGCCCGGGACGGCGACCCCGGGTTCGTCCTGGACCGCAGCGACGTCTCCGAGGAGTTCGACGTCGAGGGGCCGGTCGACCTGGTGCTGCACCTCGCCTCGCCGGCCTCGCCGCACGACTACGCGAGGCACCCGATCGCGACCCTCCGGGCCGGGGCCCACGGCACCCTGAACGCCCTGGAGCTGGCCCGCCGCAAGGGCGCCCGCTTCCTGCTGGCCTCCACCTCGGAGGTCTACGGCGATCCGCTGGTCCACCCCCAGGTGGAGTCCTACTGGGGCAACGTCAACCCGGTCGGCCCGCGCAGCCAGTACGACGAGGCCAAGCGCTTCGCGGAGGCGCTGACCACCGCCTACCGGAGCGCCCTGGGCGTGGACACCGTGATCGTCCGGCTGTTCAACACCTACGGCCCGCGGATGCGGCCCACCGACGGACGGGCGGTGCCCACCTTCATCACCCAGGCCCTGGCCGGGCAGCCGCTCACGGTCACCGGCGACGGGGCGCAGACCCGGTCGATCTGCTACGTGGACGACACCGTCAGCGGCATCCTGGCGGCCGCCGCCGGGGGGCACCCGGGGCCGGTCAACATCGGCAACCCGGTCGAACTCAGCGTGCTGGAACTGGCCGAGCGCATCCGCGAGTTGTGCTCCTCGACCTCCCCGGTCGAATTCGTCGAGCGGCCCGGCGACGACCCCACCCTGCGCCGCCCGGACATCGGACTGGCCCGGTCCGCGTTCGGCTGGCAGCCGGTCGTGGACTTCGAGAAGGGCCTGGCGATGACGATCGACTGGTTCGCCCGGCTCACCCCCGCCGGCCGGTGA